A part of Bombus huntii isolate Logan2020A chromosome 16, iyBomHunt1.1, whole genome shotgun sequence genomic DNA contains:
- the LOC126874361 gene encoding mediator of RNA polymerase II transcription subunit 26 isoform X2 — protein sequence MRFFCVIDMGAVVDVITALEKTTITKEVLESTRLGKYINELRRKTNNDALAKRAKDLVRRWRDMVLPSAHSTPQPTPADTAPPALNGAKPHSPALRCFKPQSPALRSIMRSQSPLLRETLALRVLSPVLSVNCDHLHSPNASSNKQSITVTSNHRTSSDVPPTLGSSSQHHSMEAVPRTHSSNKRLRKDDPKDQHNFQPHDSVSITESETFVKKQRLNGENVCGNSNMQVPSPTFRERISDHFTESSTKPDESGPKKRGRKKGSKSTKKQPVLEDCVKEKLASISRNPKLKTTQELLADLRARGTNSSINSSALPSQSVESSGMEDILRSSNEQVSKFLRGPQNNLSHRNTVSEASPESRLKPTENCLDVPSKCEESGVVYKEKSVINVQNNQLEQYQDLTVEEILAKLPPIDPSSIDWSECETKSTEDQNSTEYPPRQITAEDIERLHTQCVEGLNGNFQPKLSFLTSTCNEKPEVKEDVSEISSANNVYSQPDEEFREWHQMLARSSSNGQVFHILPYVIID from the exons ATGCGTTTCTTCTGT gTCATCGACATGGGAGCTGTTGTGGATGTCATTACGGCCCTGGAAAAGACGACGATCACTAAAGAAGTGCTTGAG AGTACAAGACTTGGAAAATACATTAATGAACTTAGACGAAAAACAAACAATGATGCCTTGGCAAAGCGTGCAAAGGATTTGGTACGAAGATGGCGTGATATGGTTTTACCTTCTGCTCATTCTACTCCACAGCCTACACCAGCAGACACAGCACCACCTGCTCTTAATGGAGCAAAACCACATAGCCCTGCACTAAGATGTTTTAAACCACAAAGTCCGGCATTAAGAAGTATAATGCGGTCTCAAAGTCCATTGTTAAGGGAAACGCTTGCACTCAGA GTGCTTAGTCCAGTTCTATCTGTGAATTGCGATCATTTACATTCTCCTAATGCGTCATCAAATAAGCAGTCAATTACAGTAACCAGCAACCACAGAACAAGTTCTGATGTGCCACCGACGCTTGGTTCTTCGAGCCAACATCATTCGATGGAAGCAGTGCCACGAACTCACAGTTCAAACAAACGTCTTCGAAAAGATGATCCCAAGGACCAACATAATTTTCAACCTCATGATTCAGTCTCAATCACCGAAAGTGAAACCTTTGTTAAAAAACAACGTCTAAATGGCGAAAATGTGTGTGGTAATTCAAATATGCAAGTGCCTAGCCCCACATTTAGAGAAAGAATCTCTGATCATTTTACGGAGTCTTCCACTAAACCTGATGAATCAGGGCCAAAGAAACGTGGTAGAAAGAAAGGCAGTAAATCTACGAAGAAGCAACCGGTTTTAGAAGATTGTGTAAAGGAAAAACTAGCTAGTATCTCAAGGAATCCTAAATTAAAGACAACACAAGAATTGCTGGCTGATCTACGGGCACGCGGCACCAATTCTAGCATTAATTCAAGTGCTCTACCTAGTCAAAGTGTAGAATCATCCGGCATGGAAGATATTCTGAGGAGTAGCAATGAACAAGTATCAAAGTTCCTTCGTGGTCCTCAGAATAATTTGTCCCATAGAAATACAGTTTCTGAAGCCTCACCAGAAAGTCGGTTAAAGCCCACAGAAAACTGTCTCGATGTACCATCTAAGTGTGAAGAATCAGGTGTAGTGTACAAAGAAAAATCAGTTATAAATGTTCAAAATAATCAACTAGAACAATATCAAGATTTAACGGTTGAAGAAATATTGGCCAAGTTACCACCAATAGATCCGAGTTCAATAGATTGGAGTGAGTGTGAAACTAAATCAACAGAAGATCAAAATAGTACTGAGTATCCACCTAGACAAATTACTGCAGAGGATATAGAAAGGTTACATACACAATGTGTTGAAGGACTGAATGGAAACTTCCAACCAAAATTATCGTTTTTAACTTCGACTTGTAATGAAAAACCAGAGGTAAAGGAGGATGTGTCAGAAATCAGTAGTGCGAACAATGTGTATAGCCAACCTGATGAAGAATTTCGAGAATGGCATCAGATGCTAGCAAGGTCCAGTTCTAATGGCCAGGTTTTCCACATATTGCCTTATGTTATAATTGAttag
- the LOC126874361 gene encoding mediator of RNA polymerase II transcription subunit 26 isoform X1, with protein MQRYCTELTDRLLKSLDKEYNVIDMGAVVDVITALEKTTITKEVLESTRLGKYINELRRKTNNDALAKRAKDLVRRWRDMVLPSAHSTPQPTPADTAPPALNGAKPHSPALRCFKPQSPALRSIMRSQSPLLRETLALRVLSPVLSVNCDHLHSPNASSNKQSITVTSNHRTSSDVPPTLGSSSQHHSMEAVPRTHSSNKRLRKDDPKDQHNFQPHDSVSITESETFVKKQRLNGENVCGNSNMQVPSPTFRERISDHFTESSTKPDESGPKKRGRKKGSKSTKKQPVLEDCVKEKLASISRNPKLKTTQELLADLRARGTNSSINSSALPSQSVESSGMEDILRSSNEQVSKFLRGPQNNLSHRNTVSEASPESRLKPTENCLDVPSKCEESGVVYKEKSVINVQNNQLEQYQDLTVEEILAKLPPIDPSSIDWSECETKSTEDQNSTEYPPRQITAEDIERLHTQCVEGLNGNFQPKLSFLTSTCNEKPEVKEDVSEISSANNVYSQPDEEFREWHQMLARSSSNGQVFHILPYVIID; from the exons ATGCAGAGATATTGCACCGAGCTCACCGATAGATTGTTGAAATCACTTGATAAGGAATACAAT gTCATCGACATGGGAGCTGTTGTGGATGTCATTACGGCCCTGGAAAAGACGACGATCACTAAAGAAGTGCTTGAG AGTACAAGACTTGGAAAATACATTAATGAACTTAGACGAAAAACAAACAATGATGCCTTGGCAAAGCGTGCAAAGGATTTGGTACGAAGATGGCGTGATATGGTTTTACCTTCTGCTCATTCTACTCCACAGCCTACACCAGCAGACACAGCACCACCTGCTCTTAATGGAGCAAAACCACATAGCCCTGCACTAAGATGTTTTAAACCACAAAGTCCGGCATTAAGAAGTATAATGCGGTCTCAAAGTCCATTGTTAAGGGAAACGCTTGCACTCAGA GTGCTTAGTCCAGTTCTATCTGTGAATTGCGATCATTTACATTCTCCTAATGCGTCATCAAATAAGCAGTCAATTACAGTAACCAGCAACCACAGAACAAGTTCTGATGTGCCACCGACGCTTGGTTCTTCGAGCCAACATCATTCGATGGAAGCAGTGCCACGAACTCACAGTTCAAACAAACGTCTTCGAAAAGATGATCCCAAGGACCAACATAATTTTCAACCTCATGATTCAGTCTCAATCACCGAAAGTGAAACCTTTGTTAAAAAACAACGTCTAAATGGCGAAAATGTGTGTGGTAATTCAAATATGCAAGTGCCTAGCCCCACATTTAGAGAAAGAATCTCTGATCATTTTACGGAGTCTTCCACTAAACCTGATGAATCAGGGCCAAAGAAACGTGGTAGAAAGAAAGGCAGTAAATCTACGAAGAAGCAACCGGTTTTAGAAGATTGTGTAAAGGAAAAACTAGCTAGTATCTCAAGGAATCCTAAATTAAAGACAACACAAGAATTGCTGGCTGATCTACGGGCACGCGGCACCAATTCTAGCATTAATTCAAGTGCTCTACCTAGTCAAAGTGTAGAATCATCCGGCATGGAAGATATTCTGAGGAGTAGCAATGAACAAGTATCAAAGTTCCTTCGTGGTCCTCAGAATAATTTGTCCCATAGAAATACAGTTTCTGAAGCCTCACCAGAAAGTCGGTTAAAGCCCACAGAAAACTGTCTCGATGTACCATCTAAGTGTGAAGAATCAGGTGTAGTGTACAAAGAAAAATCAGTTATAAATGTTCAAAATAATCAACTAGAACAATATCAAGATTTAACGGTTGAAGAAATATTGGCCAAGTTACCACCAATAGATCCGAGTTCAATAGATTGGAGTGAGTGTGAAACTAAATCAACAGAAGATCAAAATAGTACTGAGTATCCACCTAGACAAATTACTGCAGAGGATATAGAAAGGTTACATACACAATGTGTTGAAGGACTGAATGGAAACTTCCAACCAAAATTATCGTTTTTAACTTCGACTTGTAATGAAAAACCAGAGGTAAAGGAGGATGTGTCAGAAATCAGTAGTGCGAACAATGTGTATAGCCAACCTGATGAAGAATTTCGAGAATGGCATCAGATGCTAGCAAGGTCCAGTTCTAATGGCCAGGTTTTCCACATATTGCCTTATGTTATAATTGAttag